In Catalinimonas alkaloidigena, one genomic interval encodes:
- a CDS encoding ABC transporter permease: MWQRYLANVFIALEAILANKLRAGLTALGIIFGVAAVIAMMAVGKGAQQEILEQIKLVGVNNIVIAPVVEQEEEEVTATEVAKPRKFSPGLTLLDARSILDILPEIEAVSPEIQLETSVVHGGMRRSTKVVGVTPDYFDIYNFSLEEGSMFNERQMERGEQVCIIGKSIRTRFFSQTNPVGKYLKCGAHWMRIVGVLEERTVANNSVSRLGIRDFNMDVYIPIQTMLIRYENRALVTQAMLQKAARQGGESQEQKSATNYHQLDRLVVKVADTDVLTPYAEVISRMLARRHYDVIDYEITIPELLLKQQQRTKDIFNLVLGAIAGISLLVGGIGIMNIMLASVLERIREIGLRLSLGARKEDIVLQFLVEATLISLSGGLIGVILGIVLAYTIASVADIPTIVSPASVILSFGVAATVGLIFGIAPARRAAQQDPITSLRYE, translated from the coding sequence ATGTGGCAGCGCTACCTCGCTAATGTTTTTATTGCGCTGGAAGCCATTCTGGCGAATAAATTGCGCGCGGGACTGACCGCCCTGGGCATCATTTTCGGGGTGGCCGCTGTCATTGCCATGATGGCGGTGGGCAAAGGCGCGCAGCAGGAAATTCTGGAGCAGATCAAGCTAGTGGGCGTTAACAACATCGTGATTGCCCCCGTCGTCGAGCAGGAAGAAGAGGAGGTCACCGCGACGGAGGTAGCCAAGCCGCGCAAATTTTCGCCGGGCCTCACATTGCTCGATGCCCGGAGCATTCTAGACATTCTGCCCGAAATCGAAGCCGTAAGTCCGGAAATCCAACTGGAGACTTCGGTCGTGCACGGTGGCATGCGGCGTTCCACCAAAGTGGTAGGCGTCACGCCCGATTATTTCGACATCTACAATTTTAGCCTGGAAGAGGGCAGCATGTTTAACGAGCGGCAGATGGAGCGCGGCGAACAGGTCTGCATCATTGGAAAAAGCATCCGGACACGATTTTTCAGCCAGACCAATCCGGTTGGGAAGTACCTCAAATGCGGCGCACACTGGATGCGCATTGTTGGGGTCCTGGAAGAACGCACGGTGGCCAACAACAGTGTCTCGCGCCTGGGCATCCGCGACTTCAACATGGATGTATACATCCCCATTCAGACGATGCTGATCCGTTACGAAAACCGGGCGCTGGTAACACAAGCCATGTTGCAGAAGGCCGCCCGCCAGGGAGGCGAATCGCAGGAGCAAAAATCTGCTACCAATTATCACCAGTTGGACCGACTGGTAGTGAAAGTGGCCGATACCGACGTGCTAACGCCCTACGCCGAGGTCATTTCCCGCATGTTAGCCCGGCGGCATTACGACGTGATCGACTACGAAATTACCATCCCCGAGCTGCTGCTGAAGCAACAGCAGCGAACCAAAGACATTTTTAACCTGGTGCTCGGCGCCATTGCCGGCATTTCGCTGCTGGTCGGAGGCATTGGCATCATGAACATCATGCTGGCGTCGGTACTGGAGCGGATTCGCGAGATCGGCCTGAGGCTTTCGCTGGGCGCGCGGAAAGAAGACATCGTCCTGCAATTTTTGGTAGAAGCCACACTTATCTCGCTTTCTGGCGGGTTGATCGGCGTCATCCTGGGCATCGTGCTGGCCTACACCATCGCTTCGGTGGCCGACATTCCTACCATCGTATCGCCGGCATCGGTCATTCTTTCGTTTGGCGTAGCGGCGACCGTGGGCCTCATTTTTGGCATTGCTCCCGCCCGGCGTGCGGCCCAACAAGATCCGATCACCTCTCTTCGCTATGAATAA
- a CDS encoding glycosyltransferase family 2 protein, translating to MDQTLDISVVVPLYNEEESLPELTSWIHRVMVENRFSYETILVDDGSNDRSWAVIQELARENSRIRALRLNHNYGKSAALDTGFHHAQGQVVITMDADLQDSPDEIPELYRLIRKEGYDLISGWKKKRYDPISKTVPSKFFNRVTSWMSGIRLHDFNCGLKAYRHQVVKSIDLYGEMHRYIPVIAKWNGFGRIGEKVVEHRARKYGSTKFGWQRFVYGFLDLLSVMFVTRFKKRPMHFFGSLGTLFFMIGFAIAFWLSFEKFLGVHKREVVDQPIFFLSLVAIIAGMQLFLAGFLGEMITQSNNRKTDYIVAERI from the coding sequence ATGGATCAAACGCTGGATATTTCGGTTGTCGTACCGCTATACAACGAAGAAGAGTCTCTTCCTGAACTAACGTCCTGGATCCACCGGGTCATGGTGGAGAACCGCTTTTCGTACGAAACTATTCTTGTTGACGACGGCAGCAACGATCGCTCCTGGGCAGTAATTCAGGAATTGGCCCGCGAAAATTCCCGGATTCGGGCGCTGCGTCTTAACCATAATTACGGGAAATCGGCCGCGCTCGATACGGGCTTTCACCATGCACAGGGGCAAGTGGTCATCACGATGGATGCCGATTTGCAGGACAGCCCCGACGAAATTCCGGAGTTGTACCGCCTGATCCGCAAAGAAGGGTACGACCTGATTTCGGGCTGGAAGAAAAAGCGTTACGATCCCATCTCCAAAACCGTTCCGTCCAAGTTTTTCAACCGTGTCACAAGCTGGATGTCAGGCATTCGGCTCCATGACTTTAACTGTGGCTTGAAAGCCTACCGGCACCAGGTAGTCAAAAGCATCGACCTGTACGGCGAAATGCACCGCTACATTCCCGTCATCGCGAAATGGAACGGGTTTGGGCGCATCGGCGAAAAAGTAGTCGAACACCGTGCCCGCAAGTACGGCAGCACCAAATTCGGCTGGCAGCGCTTTGTCTACGGCTTTTTGGATCTGCTGTCGGTCATGTTTGTAACGCGGTTCAAAAAGCGCCCAATGCACTTTTTCGGCTCGTTGGGCACCCTGTTTTTTATGATCGGCTTCGCCATCGCGTTCTGGCTGAGTTTCGAGAAATTTCTCGGCGTTCATAAACGCGAGGTGGTCGACCAACCCATCTTCTTCTTATCGCTGGTCGCCATCATCGCAGGGATGCAACTGTTCCTGGCGGGCTTTCTCGGCGAGATGATTACCCAAAGTAACAACCGTAAGACCGACTACATCGTGGCCGAACGGATTTAA
- a CDS encoding efflux RND transporter periplasmic adaptor subunit: MKKPFLWGGVGLVVLLGLIWLLTRTTSSAESEVLVPVTKGQFEIVVTATGELEAKNSVNIQGPAAMRAIGIWNTKIEQLVPEGTVVKKGDQIGALDRSEIGNKIREAETELQKIEAQYTQTRLDTSLTLREARDNVENLRFAVQERDLELQQSKYEPPATIRQAEISKEKAQREYEQARENYRIKRNQAIAKMQEVQASLNQVQGSLNMLKSVMGEFTIHAPEGGMVIYVREWNGEKRKVGSAVGAWDPTVATLPDLTSMISRTYVNEVDIRKIQNQQKVRIGLDAFPDKKLTGKVISVANVGEQRPNADAKVFEVTIEINESDTTLRPAMTTSNQIVAGKYDGVLHIPLECLHSQGDSISYVFKKTSIGLVRQQVLVGLTNENEAIVQQGLTENDQVYLSQPQGADKANLVMLEDKQLVSKTED, encoded by the coding sequence ATGAAAAAACCGTTCCTTTGGGGAGGAGTCGGGCTGGTCGTCCTTTTGGGATTGATCTGGCTACTGACCCGCACTACCTCCTCGGCCGAAAGTGAAGTACTGGTACCCGTCACCAAGGGCCAGTTCGAAATTGTGGTCACCGCCACTGGCGAACTGGAGGCTAAAAATTCGGTGAACATCCAGGGACCGGCCGCCATGCGCGCCATCGGCATCTGGAATACCAAGATCGAGCAACTGGTGCCCGAAGGAACCGTGGTGAAAAAGGGAGATCAGATCGGAGCGCTGGACCGCTCCGAAATCGGCAACAAAATCCGCGAGGCCGAGACCGAACTCCAAAAAATTGAGGCGCAATACACCCAAACACGACTCGATACTTCCCTGACATTGCGCGAAGCCCGCGACAATGTGGAAAATCTGCGCTTCGCCGTGCAGGAGCGCGATCTGGAACTGCAACAGTCCAAATACGAACCTCCAGCTACCATTCGACAGGCCGAAATCAGCAAAGAAAAGGCACAGCGTGAGTACGAACAAGCACGTGAAAACTACCGCATCAAACGCAATCAGGCGATCGCCAAAATGCAGGAAGTGCAGGCTAGCCTGAATCAGGTCCAGGGAAGTCTGAATATGCTCAAGAGTGTGATGGGCGAGTTTACAATCCACGCACCGGAAGGGGGCATGGTGATTTACGTACGCGAGTGGAATGGCGAGAAGCGGAAAGTGGGATCGGCGGTGGGTGCCTGGGACCCGACAGTAGCCACCCTGCCAGACCTGACGTCTATGATTTCCCGCACGTACGTAAACGAAGTCGACATCCGCAAGATCCAGAACCAGCAGAAGGTCCGGATTGGACTGGATGCTTTTCCGGATAAAAAGCTGACTGGGAAAGTTATCAGTGTCGCCAATGTAGGGGAACAGCGTCCTAACGCCGATGCTAAGGTGTTTGAGGTGACCATCGAGATCAACGAGTCGGACACCACCCTGCGTCCGGCCATGACTACCAGCAATCAGATCGTTGCCGGAAAATACGATGGTGTGCTGCACATTCCGCTCGAGTGCCTCCACAGCCAGGGCGATTCCATTAGTTACGTTTTCAAGAAAACGTCCATAGGCCTGGTTCGCCAGCAGGTGTTGGTTGGCCTGACCAACGAGAACGAAGCCATAGTCCAACAGGGCCTGACCGAGAACGATCAGGTCTACCTGTCGCAGCCACAGGGTGCCGACAAAGCGAATCTGGTGATGCTGGAAGACAAGCAACTGGTTTCGAAAACGGAAGACTAA
- a CDS encoding DUF4199 domain-containing protein has translation MKHTWPTYAVLMGLAGGVACIVYYLLLPLFCINPFWTAREGRVIIILAMLVGGMILFRRNQPDGRMHLWEGLFMGGISWSLLTALSAMGLYLIAQYIAPDLLENYIQLSLERLESMREQHVEKLGVESFEAMQQGIRALRAGGVVRDEVVKNAIYGFFLIPLISMIFRKQ, from the coding sequence ATGAAACACACGTGGCCGACGTATGCTGTGCTGATGGGATTGGCCGGGGGTGTCGCCTGCATCGTGTATTATCTCCTCTTGCCCCTGTTTTGCATTAACCCATTCTGGACGGCTCGCGAGGGCCGCGTCATCATCATTCTCGCCATGCTGGTGGGGGGCATGATCTTGTTTCGGCGCAACCAGCCGGACGGGCGCATGCACCTGTGGGAAGGGCTGTTTATGGGCGGAATTTCCTGGTCGCTCCTGACGGCGCTTTCAGCCATGGGCCTTTACCTCATAGCCCAATACATAGCGCCTGACTTACTGGAGAATTACATTCAGCTTTCGCTGGAACGGCTGGAAAGCATGCGGGAACAACACGTGGAAAAGCTCGGCGTCGAAAGCTTCGAAGCGATGCAGCAGGGCATCCGTGCTCTCCGGGCAGGCGGAGTGGTCCGAGACGAAGTGGTTAAAAACGCCATTTACGGTTTTTTTTTAATTCCACTTATTTCTATGATCTTTCGGAAGCAATAA
- a CDS encoding TolC family protein: MNKLSLLSPLLCFLSHVLIAQPQNDPPEIDRYLTLEEVVRLARNESPASFRNDNFYLNQYWQYRTYQSNYLPQLTLSGTLPDLSNQFEPVQQPDGDLEIRKVARSNSSLQLSLSQNIGLTGGQVFLQSTIGRVDNFQRNTVGYNANPASIGLLQPLFQFNPLRWDRRIEPLRFQEAQRQYSSQMEDIAVEATSRYFDLLVAQIALDIARKNKANSDTLFQIAQGRFNLGKIAENDLLQLELSLMRSNQEVTQSELDVRVGQQALANYLGLTGIESIVLAEPIEIPLFDVNEATALAEAQTNHPDVIGFQRRILEAERDVAQARGNNGLNADVYASYGLTQQASTVPDLYVDPQNQQRLRVGFQIPILNWGRTRSEIQRAAANQKVVDTDITQEQQNFEQAVVLAVARFRITRQQLEVAIKADEIGQKRFEITKNRYVIGKIGITDLNIAQQEKDQARRAYVTALRDFWLSYYNLRRLTLYDFAENQKIIYEVNR; this comes from the coding sequence ATGAATAAACTCTCCCTCCTTTCACCTCTGCTATGTTTTCTTAGTCACGTTCTTATCGCTCAGCCCCAAAACGATCCGCCGGAAATTGATCGGTACCTGACGCTGGAGGAAGTAGTGCGACTAGCGCGCAACGAGTCGCCGGCCTCCTTTCGCAACGATAACTTTTACCTGAACCAGTACTGGCAGTACCGCACGTACCAGTCGAACTACTTGCCGCAACTTACGCTGAGCGGCACTCTACCCGACCTCAGCAACCAGTTTGAGCCGGTGCAGCAACCCGATGGCGATCTGGAAATCCGGAAGGTGGCGCGTTCCAACTCGTCGCTGCAACTCTCCCTAAGCCAGAACATTGGCCTGACCGGAGGGCAGGTGTTTCTGCAATCGACCATTGGGCGAGTCGATAATTTCCAACGGAACACGGTGGGATACAACGCCAACCCGGCGAGCATCGGCCTGTTGCAACCCTTATTTCAGTTCAATCCGTTGCGTTGGGACCGGCGTATCGAACCCTTACGGTTTCAGGAGGCACAGCGTCAGTACTCCAGCCAGATGGAAGACATTGCGGTCGAAGCAACGTCACGCTACTTCGATTTGCTGGTGGCACAAATTGCGCTCGACATCGCCCGAAAGAACAAAGCCAACAGCGATACGCTCTTTCAGATTGCGCAGGGGCGTTTCAACCTGGGGAAAATAGCCGAGAATGATCTGTTGCAACTGGAACTGAGCCTGATGCGCTCGAACCAGGAGGTGACGCAATCGGAGCTGGACGTGCGGGTGGGGCAGCAGGCGCTTGCAAATTACCTGGGGCTGACCGGCATTGAATCCATCGTATTGGCGGAGCCCATCGAAATTCCGCTGTTCGACGTGAACGAAGCGACAGCGCTGGCCGAAGCGCAGACCAACCATCCGGACGTGATTGGCTTCCAGCGGCGTATCCTGGAAGCTGAGCGCGACGTGGCGCAGGCGCGGGGGAACAATGGCCTGAATGCTGACGTCTATGCTTCGTATGGCTTGACGCAACAAGCCTCTACCGTGCCTGATTTGTACGTCGATCCGCAGAACCAACAGCGGTTACGCGTAGGCTTTCAGATTCCGATCCTGAACTGGGGTCGTACCCGCTCCGAAATTCAGCGGGCTGCCGCCAACCAGAAGGTAGTCGACACTGACATCACGCAAGAGCAGCAGAATTTTGAGCAAGCGGTTGTCTTGGCCGTAGCACGCTTCCGCATTACCCGTCAACAGCTGGAAGTCGCCATCAAAGCCGACGAAATCGGGCAAAAACGCTTTGAGATCACCAAGAATCGGTACGTCATCGGCAAAATCGGCATTACGGATCTGAACATCGCACAACAGGAAAAGGACCAGGCCCGCCGTGCGTATGTGACCGCCCTGCGTGATTTTTGGCTCAGCTATTATAATTTGCGGCGGCTTACGCTGTACGATTTTGCTGAAAATCAAAAGATTATCTACGAAGTAAATCGATAG
- a CDS encoding dihydroorotase: protein MSLLITDVTLLAPGAALHHQVVNVLIEEGKIRSIGSERPSAAQVVDGTGCMLSPGWVDLRCLVSEPGGEHRESVESACLAAAAGGFTAVVTLPNTQPVVQTKDLLTSLRSRSEAYPAQLWPMGALSVNTEGEIITEMIDLHRHGAVAFTDGLRPVQSADLMVKALLYLKQFGGLLVNRAENQALTRYGVMHEGIQSTMLGMKGIPPLAEYTQVARDLSLLEYTGGRLHFSTLSSAQSVALIREAKQRGLQVTCDVAAHQLAFDDTALQDFDTNYKVNPPFRTQDDVQALREGLADGTIDAIVSDHLPLDPEAKQLEFDLADFGITGLETAYAVAQQHSGLSAEQLVEKLALAPRRILQMPAVEIAPGQPANLTLFDPKRTWTYEARHAFSQSLNSPFLGKTLRGKPLAVVRGTHFYHDAQHLDVKSA, encoded by the coding sequence ATGAGTCTTCTGATTACCGACGTTACCCTCCTGGCGCCGGGTGCGGCGTTGCACCACCAAGTCGTCAACGTATTGATTGAAGAAGGGAAGATCCGTTCCATCGGATCGGAACGGCCTTCGGCTGCGCAAGTGGTGGACGGAACAGGCTGTATGCTTTCGCCCGGCTGGGTCGATCTGCGTTGCCTCGTTTCTGAGCCGGGAGGCGAACACCGCGAAAGTGTGGAGTCGGCCTGTCTGGCTGCCGCCGCGGGTGGATTTACGGCCGTAGTGACGCTGCCCAATACCCAGCCCGTAGTGCAGACCAAAGACCTGCTGACCTCGCTCAGGAGCCGCTCGGAGGCGTACCCTGCCCAACTCTGGCCCATGGGAGCACTATCGGTGAATACCGAAGGGGAAATCATCACCGAGATGATCGATTTGCATCGGCACGGTGCCGTCGCCTTTACCGATGGACTGCGCCCGGTACAGTCTGCCGACCTGATGGTAAAAGCTCTACTTTATTTGAAACAGTTTGGCGGATTGCTGGTCAACCGGGCCGAAAATCAGGCGTTGACCCGCTACGGCGTTATGCACGAAGGCATCCAAAGCACCATGTTGGGTATGAAAGGCATTCCACCGCTGGCTGAATATACACAGGTGGCGCGCGACCTGAGTTTGTTAGAGTATACCGGGGGGCGTCTCCACTTCTCAACCCTTTCTTCGGCACAGTCGGTCGCGCTGATTCGGGAAGCCAAACAGCGAGGCTTGCAGGTCACATGCGATGTGGCCGCGCATCAGCTCGCTTTCGATGATACAGCGCTGCAGGATTTCGATACGAACTACAAAGTCAACCCGCCCTTCCGCACGCAGGACGATGTGCAGGCACTGCGCGAAGGATTAGCCGACGGAACCATCGATGCGATTGTCAGTGATCACCTACCGCTCGATCCGGAAGCCAAACAGCTGGAATTCGACTTGGCAGACTTCGGTATTACCGGCCTAGAAACGGCCTACGCGGTTGCCCAGCAACACAGCGGCCTGTCGGCAGAACAATTGGTTGAGAAGCTGGCCCTGGCTCCACGGCGCATCTTGCAAATGCCTGCGGTGGAAATCGCGCCGGGGCAACCTGCCAACCTAACCTTATTCGATCCCAAGCGGACCTGGACTTACGAAGCACGCCACGCGTTTTCGCAGTCGTTGAACAGTCCTTTCCTGGGCAAGACGCTACGCGGAAAGCCGCTGGCGGTGGTGCGCGGGACCCATTTCTACCATGATGCACAGCATCTGGATGTAAAATCCGCCTAA
- a CDS encoding DUF4199 domain-containing protein, translated as MSTSATPTPIQTGLRYGLIVGIIMAIYSVVLQLTSLAQNTALGLISWAILIGGIFWAVRDYRTQHGGFMSFGEGTKTGVMVSVIAGLFTSVFSYVYFKFIDPTALEKIRDLQITQMEDRGMSDAEIEQAMSFAGVFTSPGGIAIMGILMMVIFGLIIALIVSAIMKKERPFFS; from the coding sequence ATGTCCACCTCTGCTACTCCTACCCCTATCCAAACAGGCTTACGGTATGGCCTTATCGTCGGCATCATCATGGCCATCTACTCCGTTGTGCTGCAACTCACTAGTTTGGCACAAAATACCGCGCTAGGCCTGATTAGCTGGGCCATTCTGATCGGCGGCATTTTCTGGGCCGTTCGCGACTACCGCACGCAGCACGGAGGTTTTATGAGCTTCGGCGAGGGCACCAAAACGGGAGTAATGGTGTCGGTCATTGCCGGGCTGTTTACCAGTGTCTTTTCGTACGTCTATTTTAAGTTTATTGACCCTACGGCGCTGGAAAAAATTCGTGATCTTCAAATTACGCAAATGGAAGATCGGGGTATGTCCGATGCCGAGATTGAGCAAGCCATGAGTTTTGCGGGTGTCTTCACCTCGCCCGGGGGCATTGCCATTATGGGCATATTGATGATGGTGATCTTCGGACTCATCATTGCGCTCATTGTCTCGGCCATCATGAAGAAGGAGCGTCCTTTTTTTAGTTAA